In Hydrogenovibrio thermophilus, the following are encoded in one genomic region:
- the purB gene encoding adenylosuccinate lyase produces the protein MQLSELTAISPVDGRYGARLSNLKEIFSEYGLIKNRVKVEVSWLRMLANHPGIPEVPALSQEAESHLMKLVDEFTLDMAQRVKDIEKTTNHDVKAVEYLIKEHFGDNTELNAIGEFVHFACTSEDINNLAYALMLKDARSSVIVPEMQTLVDKIAEMATEMADIPMMSRTHGQPASPTTAGKEFANVAYRLQRQIKQLMNVQIMGKINGATGNYNAHLAAYPSINWYELTEQFVQSLGLAWNPYTIQIEPHDYIAEYFHAMQRFNTILIDFDRDVWSYISINFFKQKTVAGEIGSSTMPHKVNPIDFENSEGNLGIANAIFDHLGQKLPISRWQRDLTDSTVLRNLGVGVAHTMISLQATLKGLNKLEVNAQAMADDLDNNWEVLAEAIQTVMRRYGIEKPYEKLKELTRGRRVNKEIMQDFVDTLELPEEAKQTLKEMTPASYIGNAAQQAQNIELALTMLKGR, from the coding sequence ATGCAACTTTCAGAACTTACCGCTATTTCACCTGTCGATGGTCGCTATGGTGCGCGTTTGTCCAACCTTAAAGAGATTTTCAGCGAGTACGGTCTCATCAAAAATCGTGTGAAAGTGGAAGTGTCCTGGTTGCGTATGTTGGCCAACCACCCGGGCATTCCGGAAGTTCCGGCTTTGAGCCAGGAAGCGGAAAGCCATTTGATGAAATTGGTGGACGAATTCACCTTGGACATGGCACAACGTGTCAAGGACATCGAAAAAACCACCAACCACGACGTGAAAGCGGTGGAATACCTGATCAAGGAACACTTCGGCGACAATACCGAACTGAACGCCATCGGCGAGTTCGTGCACTTTGCCTGTACGTCCGAAGACATCAACAACCTGGCCTACGCCTTGATGTTGAAAGACGCGCGTTCCAGCGTCATCGTGCCGGAAATGCAAACGCTGGTCGATAAAATCGCTGAAATGGCGACCGAAATGGCCGACATTCCGATGATGTCCCGCACCCACGGCCAACCGGCTTCCCCCACCACCGCCGGTAAAGAATTCGCCAACGTCGCTTACCGTTTGCAACGTCAAATCAAGCAATTGATGAACGTTCAGATCATGGGGAAAATCAACGGCGCCACCGGCAACTACAACGCCCACTTGGCGGCCTACCCATCCATCAACTGGTATGAACTGACCGAACAATTCGTACAAAGCTTGGGCTTGGCGTGGAACCCTTATACCATTCAAATCGAACCGCACGACTACATTGCGGAATACTTCCACGCCATGCAGCGTTTCAATACGATTTTGATTGATTTCGACCGCGACGTCTGGAGCTACATTTCCATCAACTTCTTCAAACAAAAAACCGTCGCCGGCGAAATCGGTTCTTCGACCATGCCGCATAAGGTCAACCCAATCGACTTCGAAAACTCCGAGGGCAACCTGGGCATCGCCAATGCCATTTTCGACCACCTGGGTCAGAAGCTGCCGATTTCGCGCTGGCAGCGTGATTTGACCGACTCCACGGTTCTGCGTAACCTGGGTGTGGGCGTGGCGCACACGATGATTTCCCTGCAAGCCACCTTGAAAGGTTTGAACAAATTGGAAGTCAATGCGCAAGCCATGGCCGACGACCTGGACAATAACTGGGAAGTGCTGGCGGAAGCGATTCAAACCGTCATGCGTCGTTACGGCATCGAGAAGCCGTATGAAAAATTGAAAGAACTGACGCGTGGCCGTCGCGTCAACAAGGAAATCATGCAGGATTTCGTCGATACCTTGGAATTACCGGAAGAAGCCAAGCAAACGCTGAAAGAAATGACCCCGGCGTCTTACATCGGTAATGCCGCACAGCAGGCGCAAAACATCGAATTGGCGTTGACCATGTTGAAAGGCCGCTAA
- a CDS encoding MliC family protein, translated as MVFKRVKSFCLAVLLFSPGLAVLPTAQAAGFEEKKGETHFEGRNREFRWESDRVHYKCSSGKKVTVIYMNIEPQGHLAVIDYDGVMRLMKPYRASGDSVKYLALDEQNSLRWHRVGDRGFLSYFPPGQQGGAKVLEKLCQVDD; from the coding sequence ATGGTGTTCAAACGAGTGAAAAGCTTCTGTCTGGCGGTGCTATTGTTTTCGCCAGGCCTGGCCGTTTTGCCGACGGCGCAGGCGGCCGGGTTCGAGGAAAAAAAAGGGGAAACCCACTTTGAAGGACGCAACCGCGAGTTCCGTTGGGAAAGCGATCGGGTGCATTACAAATGCAGTTCCGGTAAGAAGGTGACGGTGATTTACATGAACATCGAACCGCAAGGCCATTTGGCGGTGATCGATTACGACGGTGTCATGCGGTTGATGAAGCCGTATCGCGCCTCGGGCGACAGTGTGAAGTATCTGGCACTGGACGAGCAAAACAGTCTGCGTTGGCACCGGGTTGGCGACAGAGGCTTTTTAAGTTACTTCCCGCCCGGCCAGCAAGGTGGCGCGAAGGTATTGGAAAAATTGTGTCAGGTGGACGATTAA
- a CDS encoding DMT family transporter, protein MTRSLMMQTALLTFLSVTAFAANAVICRWALDHQLIDPVSFTSLRLGSAALSLFAVMTLIHWSNRRRQTTIAQPTSKTNHGSWYAAVVLFLYALTFSYGYVAISTATGALVLAAVVQFTMIGYALRKGDKLHLAEWIGAAVALVGLLYLVYPKLTTPSWWGLVMVMASAFTWALYTLNGQKSLKPLSDTAFNFYRTLPLIAVASVLSLLFIGDQVFMTSKGFWLAVISGGVTTGLGYILWYTALPRLSASLASATQLLVPLIAAFGATWLIDEPITLRFMIAAALMLGGLGLVLHGRNEHRKTALKSTAA, encoded by the coding sequence ATGACCCGCAGCCTGATGATGCAAACCGCCCTTTTGACCTTTTTATCCGTCACCGCGTTTGCCGCCAATGCCGTCATTTGCCGTTGGGCGCTGGACCACCAACTGATTGATCCGGTCAGCTTCACCAGTTTACGTTTAGGTTCCGCCGCACTGTCTTTGTTTGCGGTCATGACATTGATCCATTGGTCAAACCGCCGCCGTCAAACCACCATCGCCCAGCCGACGTCAAAAACCAATCACGGCTCCTGGTACGCGGCCGTGGTACTGTTCTTATATGCCCTGACGTTTTCTTACGGTTACGTGGCGATCAGCACCGCGACCGGTGCATTGGTGCTGGCCGCGGTGGTGCAATTCACCATGATTGGTTATGCCTTGCGCAAAGGCGACAAACTGCATTTGGCGGAGTGGATTGGCGCGGCGGTGGCGTTGGTCGGATTACTGTATTTGGTTTACCCGAAGCTGACCACGCCTTCCTGGTGGGGCTTGGTCATGGTGATGGCGTCGGCTTTTACTTGGGCGCTGTATACGTTGAATGGTCAAAAATCGTTGAAACCCCTGTCGGACACGGCGTTTAACTTTTATCGCACCCTGCCGCTGATTGCCGTTGCCAGTGTATTGAGCCTGTTGTTCATCGGAGACCAGGTATTTATGACTTCAAAAGGATTTTGGCTGGCGGTGATTTCCGGGGGCGTCACCACGGGATTGGGTTATATTTTATGGTACACGGCCTTGCCGAGATTGTCGGCCAGTCTGGCATCCGCCACGCAATTATTGGTACCGCTCATCGCCGCTTTCGGGGCGACTTGGTTGATTGATGAGCCGATTACGCTGCGGTTTATGATTGCCGCGGCCTTAATGCTGGGCGGCTTAGGCCTGGTGCTGCACGGTCGGAACGAACACCGTAAAACCGCGCTGAAAAGCACCGCGGCCTAA
- a CDS encoding SIMPL domain-containing protein, translating to MQANQRTGVLALGFFIFLGLSSLGLILANAAIDVKQYDRVVTVKGLAEREYKADIVIWPIAFSVAENDVQALYSSIDDNSQTIKRFLIKNGIQDSEISFSTPNITDKSAQSYGNGPKPEFRFIARQTVTVYSKNVDGVRQVMGELSALGKEGIVLTGGGYEGQTEYIFTRLNDVKPEMIEEATKKARQVAEKFAADSDSKLGKIKRASQGQFSIRARDRNNPQIKKVRVVSTVEYYLSD from the coding sequence ATGCAAGCGAACCAACGCACCGGTGTTTTGGCACTGGGTTTTTTCATCTTTCTCGGGCTGTCCTCTCTCGGGCTGATTCTGGCCAATGCGGCGATCGACGTCAAGCAATATGACCGTGTCGTGACGGTCAAAGGGCTGGCGGAGCGAGAATACAAGGCCGATATTGTGATTTGGCCGATTGCGTTCAGTGTGGCGGAGAATGATGTTCAGGCACTGTACAGTTCTATCGACGATAATTCACAAACCATCAAGCGTTTTCTCATCAAAAATGGCATTCAGGACAGCGAAATCAGTTTTTCGACGCCGAATATTACCGATAAGTCCGCTCAGAGTTACGGCAACGGCCCTAAACCGGAGTTTCGATTCATTGCACGTCAGACGGTGACGGTCTATTCCAAAAATGTCGATGGTGTGCGTCAAGTGATGGGTGAGTTATCGGCGTTAGGGAAAGAGGGCATCGTTTTGACCGGCGGCGGTTATGAAGGCCAGACGGAGTATATTTTCACCCGTTTGAATGACGTGAAGCCGGAAATGATTGAGGAAGCCACCAAAAAGGCCCGTCAGGTGGCAGAGAAGTTCGCCGCCGATTCGGATAGCAAACTGGGCAAAATCAAACGCGCATCCCAAGGGCAATTCAGTATTCGGGCACGTGACCGTAACAACCCGCAAATCAAGAAAGTGCGGGTTGTATCCACGGTGGAATATTATTTGTCGGATTAA
- the pnp gene encoding polyribonucleotide nucleotidyltransferase, whose translation MAKYVKSFQYGKHQVRLETGEIARQADGAVMVAMGDTQVLVTAVGAKSAKPGQDFFPLTVQYQEKTYAAGKIPGGFLKREGRPSEKETLTSRLIDRPIRPLFPKGFMNEVQIIATVVSLDPEVGTEVPAMLGTSAALAISGIPFDGPIGAAVVGYKDGDYLLNPSSEELLDSDLELSVAGTSEAVLMVESEAAELSEEVMLGAVMFGHDQMQVAIDAIKEMKAEVGKPQWDWEAAAENTELKDKVYDLIRSDIEAAYSIADKMDRYAAIDAAKAKAMDALEATEENADGYEAGDIEKMVGKLQKEIVRGRIIAGEPRIDGRDTQTIRQIDCQVGVLPKVHGSALFTRGETQALVVTTLGTEKDAKIVDELTGSYSDRFMLHYNFPPYSVGECGRVGSPGRREIGHGMLARRGVSALLPTSEEFPYTIRVVSEITESNGSSSMATVCGTSMSLMHAGVPIAAPIAGIAMGLVKEESGFAVLSDILGDEDHLGDMDFKVAGTEQGVTALQMDIKITGITREIMEIALGQAKDGRLHILKEMDKAITASNVSVASTAPRFFNIKVKPEKVREIIGKGGATIRSITEETGVTIEIDDDGNVKIAAVDDASAEAAKARIAEITAEPEIGKVYDAKVVKIVDFGAFVSYMPGREGLVHVSQIADERVEDVNEYLKEGQEIQVRLIDIDKQGRVKLSIKEV comes from the coding sequence ATGGCAAAGTACGTTAAGTCTTTCCAGTATGGAAAGCATCAAGTTCGTTTAGAGACCGGTGAAATCGCCCGCCAAGCCGATGGTGCGGTGATGGTCGCAATGGGCGACACCCAAGTATTGGTGACGGCGGTTGGGGCCAAAAGCGCGAAACCGGGGCAGGACTTTTTCCCGTTGACCGTTCAATATCAGGAAAAAACTTATGCTGCCGGTAAAATTCCAGGCGGTTTCCTGAAGCGTGAAGGTCGTCCTTCCGAAAAAGAAACCCTGACTTCACGTTTGATTGACCGTCCGATTCGTCCATTGTTCCCGAAAGGTTTCATGAACGAAGTGCAAATCATTGCCACCGTGGTTTCCTTGGATCCGGAAGTCGGCACCGAAGTCCCGGCCATGCTGGGAACGTCTGCAGCCTTGGCCATTTCCGGCATTCCGTTTGACGGGCCAATTGGTGCGGCGGTTGTCGGTTATAAAGACGGTGACTATTTGTTGAACCCTTCCAGTGAAGAATTGTTGGATTCCGATTTGGAATTGAGCGTCGCCGGGACATCCGAAGCGGTCTTGATGGTGGAATCCGAAGCGGCCGAATTGTCCGAAGAGGTCATGTTGGGTGCGGTGATGTTCGGTCACGATCAAATGCAAGTCGCCATTGACGCCATCAAAGAAATGAAGGCGGAAGTCGGTAAACCTCAATGGGACTGGGAAGCGGCGGCAGAAAACACCGAATTGAAAGACAAAGTCTACGATTTGATTCGCAGCGATATCGAAGCGGCTTATTCGATTGCCGATAAGATGGACCGTTATGCCGCCATCGACGCGGCGAAAGCCAAAGCAATGGATGCGTTGGAAGCAACGGAAGAGAACGCCGACGGTTACGAGGCGGGCGACATTGAAAAAATGGTCGGGAAGTTGCAGAAAGAAATCGTGCGTGGTCGCATTATTGCCGGTGAACCGCGTATCGACGGACGTGATACTCAGACCATTCGTCAAATCGATTGTCAGGTCGGTGTATTGCCGAAAGTGCACGGTTCCGCCTTGTTCACCCGTGGTGAAACTCAGGCATTGGTTGTGACGACATTGGGCACCGAAAAGGACGCTAAGATTGTCGATGAACTGACCGGTTCCTACTCGGACCGTTTCATGCTGCATTACAACTTCCCTCCGTATTCCGTGGGTGAATGTGGTCGTGTCGGTTCGCCGGGACGTCGTGAAATCGGTCACGGCATGTTGGCGCGCCGTGGGGTTTCGGCGTTGTTGCCGACGTCTGAAGAATTCCCATACACCATTCGTGTTGTATCGGAAATCACCGAATCCAACGGTTCCTCTTCCATGGCCACGGTGTGCGGTACCTCCATGTCATTGATGCATGCCGGTGTGCCGATTGCGGCGCCGATTGCGGGTATCGCGATGGGCTTGGTAAAAGAGGAATCCGGTTTTGCCGTCTTGTCCGACATTCTGGGCGATGAAGATCACCTGGGCGACATGGATTTTAAAGTGGCCGGTACTGAGCAGGGTGTAACCGCTTTGCAGATGGACATCAAAATCACAGGTATTACCCGTGAAATCATGGAAATTGCTTTAGGTCAGGCGAAAGACGGGCGTTTGCACATTCTGAAAGAGATGGATAAAGCCATCACCGCCTCGAACGTCAGTGTGGCCAGCACGGCACCACGCTTCTTCAATATCAAAGTCAAGCCGGAAAAAGTGCGTGAAATCATCGGTAAAGGCGGCGCGACCATTCGCTCCATCACTGAAGAAACCGGTGTTACCATCGAAATCGACGACGACGGTAACGTGAAAATCGCCGCCGTTGACGATGCATCTGCGGAAGCCGCGAAGGCACGCATTGCCGAAATCACGGCCGAGCCGGAAATCGGTAAGGTCTACGATGCGAAGGTCGTTAAAATCGTTGATTTCGGCGCGTTTGTGTCTTATATGCCGGGTCGAGAAGGCTTGGTGCATGTGTCGCAAATTGCCGACGAACGTGTTGAAGACGTCAATGAATATCTGAAAGAAGGTCAGGAAATTCAGGTACGTTTGATTGACATCGACAAGCAAGGACGCGTTAAACTGTCCATCAAGGAAGTGTAA
- a CDS encoding insulinase family protein: protein MSKNHPAFEFITEHFIESLNITVQHFKHKVTGAEHYHLAADDPQNVFMVALRTVPMDSTGVAHILEHTVLCGSEKYPVRDPFFMMIRRSLNTFMNAFTSSDWTAYPFATENRKDFQNLLEVYMDAVFFPNIDPLDFAQEGHRLEFSEMDDPTSDLTYKGVVFNEMKGAMSSPVSTLWQTFSAEIYPTSTYHYNSGGDPKDIPELTYEQLVEFHRYHYHPSNSVFMTYGDISAAEHQTQFESLALHRFNDQVERIMVGKEKRYSQPMQFENRYALNEDDLSKKTHIVLGWLLGENQNPMDVLKGHLLSAVLLDNSASPLRQALEASHLATAPSPLCGLEDSNKEMVFVAGVQGSEAEHADEIETLILETLERIVRDGIDTDQVEAMLHQLELSQREIGGDSYPYGLQLILQSLAGAMHEGDPIALLDTDAALQTLRDEVTDPNFIPNLIQEWILDNPHRVRLTLSPDDKLSAEQDADEKAKLKRIQDDLSDADKHAIVERSLALKARQEQLDDASILPEVTKEDVPSEIKDIQPVKSDTESHLTAYQAGTNGLSYLQMILDLPDFTEDEQAVLPLFNACMTELGSAGRDYLETQSLQAAVTGGLSAKSAVRANLHDRDAFYSHFILSGKALNKNQPGLADLMLETLEEVRFDEFDRIRDLIGQIRSSMDHGITGNGHGLAMSAANQTASPVANWNFKRSGFAGIQTIKSIYKSLETDGELERISQLFGGIQQKLLQASKQALVISDETGLDSGIASISEWQGALSTNAIGNGLQLAVPHTPIHQAWVTSTQVNFCAKSYPAVTAGHEDAPKLSILGACLRNGFLHSEIREKGGAYGGGASYNAEAGTFVFYSYRDPRLMETYADFDRALDWVLSEDATQAKVDEAILNVISAMDKPGSPAGEARKAFYQQLYGRTHAMRKQYREGVLSTTLDDIRSVAERYLKSDVASSAVLTHSGMSDTVKDNGFEIITL from the coding sequence ATGTCAAAGAATCATCCTGCATTTGAATTCATCACCGAGCATTTTATCGAATCGTTGAATATTACCGTTCAGCATTTCAAGCACAAGGTTACCGGAGCCGAGCATTACCACCTGGCGGCGGACGATCCGCAAAACGTCTTTATGGTTGCTTTACGGACCGTGCCGATGGATTCCACCGGTGTGGCGCACATTCTGGAGCACACCGTTTTGTGCGGCAGTGAAAAATATCCGGTGCGCGACCCGTTTTTCATGATGATTCGCCGTTCTCTGAACACCTTTATGAACGCCTTTACCTCCAGTGATTGGACCGCTTATCCGTTTGCGACCGAAAACCGTAAGGATTTCCAGAACCTGTTGGAAGTCTATATGGATGCGGTGTTTTTTCCGAACATTGATCCGTTGGATTTCGCTCAGGAAGGGCACCGTTTAGAGTTTTCGGAGATGGACGATCCAACTTCCGATCTGACCTATAAAGGCGTGGTGTTCAACGAAATGAAAGGCGCGATGAGCTCGCCGGTTTCGACGCTTTGGCAAACCTTTTCCGCGGAAATCTATCCGACGTCAACTTATCACTACAATAGTGGTGGCGACCCGAAAGACATTCCGGAATTGACTTATGAGCAATTGGTGGAATTCCATCGTTACCATTATCATCCATCGAATTCGGTGTTCATGACTTATGGCGATATTTCCGCCGCCGAGCATCAAACCCAGTTTGAAAGCCTGGCATTGCATCGCTTTAACGACCAAGTGGAACGCATTATGGTCGGCAAGGAAAAACGCTACAGTCAGCCGATGCAGTTTGAAAACCGTTATGCCTTGAATGAAGACGATTTGTCGAAGAAAACCCACATCGTGCTCGGTTGGCTATTGGGCGAAAACCAGAACCCGATGGACGTTCTGAAGGGACATTTGCTGTCCGCCGTGCTGCTCGACAACAGTGCGTCGCCTTTGCGTCAGGCATTGGAAGCATCGCATTTGGCCACGGCGCCGTCGCCGCTATGCGGTTTGGAAGACTCCAATAAGGAAATGGTTTTTGTGGCCGGGGTACAGGGTTCCGAAGCGGAACATGCCGACGAAATCGAAACCTTGATTCTGGAGACGCTGGAGCGCATCGTACGAGACGGCATTGACACCGATCAAGTCGAGGCGATGTTGCATCAATTGGAGTTGTCGCAGCGTGAAATCGGCGGGGATTCTTATCCATATGGCTTGCAATTGATTCTGCAATCTCTGGCAGGCGCCATGCACGAAGGCGATCCGATTGCGCTATTGGATACGGATGCGGCATTGCAAACTTTACGCGATGAAGTCACCGACCCGAATTTCATTCCGAACTTGATTCAAGAATGGATTCTGGATAACCCTCACCGTGTGCGCCTGACTTTGTCGCCGGACGATAAACTGTCGGCCGAACAGGATGCGGACGAAAAAGCCAAGCTGAAACGCATTCAGGATGATTTGAGTGACGCGGACAAACACGCGATAGTTGAGCGCTCTCTGGCCTTGAAAGCACGTCAGGAACAGTTGGATGATGCGTCGATCCTGCCGGAAGTGACCAAAGAGGACGTTCCATCAGAAATTAAGGATATTCAACCGGTTAAATCCGACACTGAAAGTCATTTAACGGCCTATCAGGCCGGGACTAACGGTTTGAGTTACCTGCAGATGATTTTGGATCTACCCGATTTCACCGAAGACGAACAAGCGGTTTTGCCATTATTCAATGCCTGCATGACGGAGCTGGGTTCCGCCGGACGCGACTATCTGGAAACCCAATCTTTGCAAGCGGCGGTTACCGGTGGCTTGAGTGCCAAATCGGCGGTACGAGCCAACCTGCATGACCGTGATGCGTTTTACAGCCATTTCATTTTGTCCGGCAAGGCTTTGAATAAAAATCAGCCAGGCCTGGCCGATTTGATGTTGGAAACGTTGGAGGAGGTGCGTTTTGACGAATTCGATCGTATTCGTGATTTAATCGGGCAAATCCGTTCGTCGATGGATCATGGCATTACCGGTAACGGGCATGGTTTGGCCATGTCGGCCGCCAACCAAACGGCCTCGCCGGTGGCGAACTGGAACTTTAAGCGTTCCGGCTTCGCCGGCATTCAAACCATCAAGTCGATTTACAAATCGCTGGAGACCGACGGCGAACTGGAACGCATCAGTCAATTGTTCGGGGGGATTCAGCAAAAACTGTTGCAGGCCTCCAAGCAAGCGCTGGTGATTTCGGATGAAACCGGGTTGGATTCCGGCATCGCCAGCATCTCGGAATGGCAAGGCGCTTTATCGACAAACGCAATCGGTAACGGATTGCAGTTGGCGGTGCCGCACACTCCAATTCACCAGGCCTGGGTGACCAGCACGCAGGTGAATTTCTGCGCCAAATCGTATCCGGCGGTGACCGCCGGACATGAAGACGCGCCGAAACTGTCGATTCTCGGTGCCTGTTTGCGCAATGGCTTCCTGCATTCCGAAATCCGCGAGAAAGGCGGGGCTTACGGTGGTGGCGCCAGTTACAATGCGGAAGCCGGCACCTTTGTGTTCTATTCGTATCGTGATCCGCGTTTGATGGAAACTTATGCCGACTTCGATCGTGCGCTGGATTGGGTCTTGAGCGAAGACGCCACCCAGGCGAAAGTGGACGAAGCAATTCTGAACGTCATCAGCGCCATGGACAAACCGGGTTCACCGGCCGGTGAAGCGCGTAAGGCGTTTTATCAACAGTTGTATGGTCGCACACACGCAATGCGCAAACAGTATCGGGAAGGGGTCTTATCGACCACGCTCGACGACATTCGTTCCGTGGCCGAGCGTTATTTGAAATCGGATGTCGCCTCGTCCGCCGTGTTGACGCACAGTGGCATGAGCGATACAGTCAAAGACAACGGGTTTGAAATCATCACGCTTTAG
- a CDS encoding Crp/Fnr family transcriptional regulator, producing MQEMTPSDLFDYFQSNAICESLTRADVEVMSQFLQEKNLKKGDVIFDMGDVGDSMFFIVKGKVGFSVNDGQDEAEVGYQGPGNLIGEMSFFDRKPRMLKMFAMSKEVILLEIKRPMYDRLKVEHPYIAVNLVENAVVSLDHLIRALSNDLSHFEHYMVGFGRH from the coding sequence ATGCAAGAAATGACCCCTTCCGATCTGTTCGATTATTTCCAGAGCAACGCCATTTGCGAATCCTTGACGCGTGCCGATGTCGAGGTGATGTCGCAGTTCTTACAGGAAAAGAACCTGAAAAAAGGCGATGTGATTTTTGATATGGGCGATGTCGGCGATTCGATGTTTTTCATTGTGAAAGGCAAGGTCGGCTTTTCCGTCAACGACGGTCAGGACGAGGCGGAAGTTGGCTATCAGGGGCCGGGCAACTTGATTGGTGAGATGTCGTTTTTCGACCGTAAGCCACGCATGTTGAAAATGTTCGCCATGTCCAAAGAAGTGATTTTGTTGGAAATCAAGCGCCCTATGTATGATCGCTTGAAAGTGGAGCATCCTTACATTGCGGTGAATCTGGTCGAAAATGCCGTGGTGAGTCTGGATCATTTGATTCGTGCCTTGAGTAACGATTTGTCGCATTTCGAACACTATATGGTCGGTTTCGGAAGACACTGA
- a CDS encoding cupin domain-containing protein: MTMIDFNALSKTDFLSHYWQKKPLLIRNALPGFTPPISAEELAGLSLEDEVESRIVIQHSDTDYELKKGPFPESIYQELPEENWTLLVQGMDRLIPEINQLLNKFNFIPRWRIDDIMVSYAAVGGNVGPHYDHYDVFLLQAQGERRWQLSSQHCTPENYIEGVDLRLMKKFDVEDDYVCQPGDILYLPPKWGHHGVGLTDNCMTFSIGYRSYQGQELWDSFGDHLSEMSAFQAIYQDPTWSDNLNPGEVTDNAVEQAQALLTSALQDKDLLQTWFGRFATQLDQEASRQLPEPLSEDETPEFEDFCTALTECDGMEKDPVCRFAYAQVANETLLYINGAIWDKHGAEDSFIATLCNQSELTPNDLQTAANQALLFDLWQLQYLVFIE, from the coding sequence ATGACAATGATTGATTTCAATGCGCTAAGCAAAACCGACTTCCTAAGCCACTACTGGCAGAAAAAACCCTTGCTGATTCGCAATGCCCTGCCGGGGTTCACGCCACCGATTTCCGCCGAAGAACTCGCCGGTTTGTCGCTGGAAGACGAAGTGGAAAGCCGCATTGTCATCCAGCACAGCGACACCGATTACGAACTCAAGAAAGGCCCTTTTCCGGAAAGCATTTACCAGGAACTGCCGGAAGAGAATTGGACATTACTGGTGCAAGGCATGGATCGTTTAATACCGGAAATCAATCAGTTACTGAACAAATTTAATTTCATTCCTCGCTGGCGAATCGATGACATCATGGTCAGTTATGCCGCCGTCGGCGGCAATGTCGGCCCCCACTACGACCACTATGATGTTTTCCTGTTGCAGGCACAAGGCGAACGCCGCTGGCAATTGTCGTCGCAACATTGCACACCGGAAAATTACATCGAAGGTGTGGATTTACGATTGATGAAAAAATTTGACGTGGAAGACGATTATGTTTGCCAACCGGGTGACATCTTGTATCTCCCTCCGAAATGGGGCCACCACGGCGTCGGCCTGACCGACAATTGCATGACGTTTTCCATCGGTTACCGCAGCTACCAAGGTCAAGAACTGTGGGACAGCTTTGGTGACCATTTATCGGAAATGTCCGCCTTTCAGGCCATCTATCAGGACCCGACCTGGTCGGACAACCTCAATCCCGGTGAAGTCACCGACAATGCGGTGGAACAAGCACAGGCACTGCTGACATCGGCGCTGCAAGATAAAGACTTACTGCAAACCTGGTTCGGCCGCTTTGCCACTCAATTAGACCAGGAAGCCTCACGCCAACTGCCGGAACCGTTGAGCGAAGATGAAACCCCGGAATTCGAGGATTTCTGTACCGCTCTGACCGAATGCGACGGCATGGAAAAAGACCCGGTATGCCGCTTCGCTTACGCTCAAGTGGCCAACGAGACCTTGCTTTACATCAACGGCGCTATTTGGGACAAACACGGTGCCGAAGACAGTTTTATCGCCACTTTATGCAATCAAAGCGAACTGACGCCAAACGATTTGCAAACCGCCGCCAATCAAGCCTTGCTATTTGATTTGTGGCAGCTGCAGTATCTGGTGTTTATCGAATAA
- the rpsO gene encoding 30S ribosomal protein S15: MLTAEDKAKIVAEYATKEGDTGSPEVQVALLTHRITYLTNHFKSHIHDNHSRTGLLRLVSRRRKLLDYLHKKNAPRYFDLIKKLGLRK; encoded by the coding sequence ATGCTAACAGCTGAAGATAAAGCCAAAATCGTTGCCGAATACGCAACTAAAGAAGGCGATACCGGTTCTCCGGAAGTACAAGTTGCCTTGTTGACACACCGCATCACTTATTTGACGAACCACTTCAAGTCGCACATCCACGACAACCACTCTCGTACCGGTCTATTGCGTTTGGTTAGCCGTCGTCGTAAGTTGCTGGATTACTTGCATAAGAAAAATGCACCGAGATATTTTGATTTGATCAAAAAGCTTGGTCTGCGTAAGTAA